One stretch of Macrobrachium nipponense isolate FS-2020 chromosome 16, ASM1510439v2, whole genome shotgun sequence DNA includes these proteins:
- the LOC135195685 gene encoding histone H2A deubiquitinase MYSM1-like gives MPGDTVCITTDLEDPLGLIETATTTVTTTPYSPKRERSSSSDNRKGNNNDVYFRDFSSSGDVYVPPIGEGWEWVLSSNGLVTNTPNSETKPTKKSSSKKQENRKKVKKKTHTSSTQPFKLKSPSKSPKKKKKLKITISAKNFPQVSVSQPKKLPTRKEKPSYEVEGFSAPVLEGQVVHLVKDEKEEDSDVDIDVSDDEQLMIVDKVPLESVPCKGTDDCVDDEISESKDCVNSSVFEEETKQDTRKPQTFTFPIPVKEVELDPQVITEEEKKVHYEYFDGRGVKTPERYLRIRNYLLNYWKQTKPKYMRKTSVRAGLKHCGDVNSIGKVHEYLEKIGAINFGCSESNYSSPLVVGVKHKEKLSLTCKPVVKVDRSDMTRQKQKKKWDYPLSEGGGLTISHDESGAVIDACHIPEAPRNRVGIGSGRGGSRLEQFKLVRCLEHDPDSPAPFSVIMHAHALITLDLHSHTSLAEVMGLLGGYFDPAAHILYVTVAVPTRAVSSGVECDMCPISQSAACTSIHEGGVQVVGWYHSHPTFPPNPSIQDIDTQSQMQQWFARQEAPFLGIIVSPFCPTNQNEASHIRCIILDKPPHGEPETEEEKPWQTPYKLSWSVSEVVPGGWEEVCREIRSVVGGARDDAMAIDWRGEWRGQITNWEKAISSLNHHLPSQLHGPLQAVRMKFLAAVREYMDS, from the coding sequence ATGCCAGGTGACACTGTTTGCATTACAACTGATTTGGAAGATCCCCTTGGCCTTATTGAAACTGCAACAACAACAGTAACGACAACCCCATACTCTCCCAAACGAGAAAGAAGCTCCAGCTCAGACAACAGGAAAGGAAACAACAATGATGTGTATTTTAGAGACTTCAGTTCCTCTGGAGATGTTTATGTGCCTCCTATTGGTGAGGGATGGGAATGGGTACTTTCAAGTAATGGGTTGGTTACCAATACTCCAAATAGTGAAACAAAACCTACCAAAAAGTCAAGTAGTAAGAAACAAGAGAACAGGAAGAAGGTGAAAAAGAAGACTCATACCTCTAGTACCCAGCCATTTAAGCTGAAATCGCCTTCAAAATCtcccaagaaaaagaagaaactgaagattACCATAAGTGCAAAAAACTTTCCACAAGTAAGTGTTAGTCAGCCAAAGAAACTTCCTACTCGTAAAGAGAAACCCAGTTATGAGGTTGAGGGGTTTTCAGCACCAGTTTTAGAGGGCCAAGTTGTTCATCTTGTTAAAgatgagaaagaagaagatagtgaTGTAGATATTGATGTCAGTGATGATGAACAGTTAATGATTGTCGACAAAGTGCCCCTAGAGTCAGTACCATGTAAGGGTACAGATGATTGTGTTGATGATGAAATCTCAGAGAGCAAAGATTGTGTAAATAGCAGTGTTTTTGAAGAGGAAACAAAACAGGACACAAGAAAGCCCCAGACATTTACTTTCCCAATCCCAGTGAAAGAAGTTGAGTTAGACCCTCAGGTTAttacagaagaagagaagaaagttcATTATGAATATTTTGACGGTAGAGGTGTTAAGACCCCTGAAAGGTATTTACGGATTCGAAACTATCTTCTTAATTATTGGAAACAGACTAAACCAAAATATATGAGAAAGACCTCTGTCCGTGCTGGTTTAAAACATTGTGGGGATGTTAATTCCATTGGGAAAGTTCATGAATACCTTGAAAAGATAGGTGCTATCAATTTTGGGTGTTCTGAAAGTAATTATTCATCTCCATTGGTTGTGGGTGTTAAACACAAAGAGAAACTATCATTGACTTGCAAACCTGTTGTGAAAGTAGATCGGTCTGACATGACTCGTCAGAAGCAGAAAAAGAAATGGGATTATCCTTTGAGTGAGGGTGGTGGTCTTACAATAAGCCATGATGAGTCTGGAGCAGTAATAGATGCTTGCCACATTCCAGAAGCTCCCAGAAATCGGGTTGGAATTGGAAGCGGTCGTGGTGGCAGCAGACTGGAGCAGTTTAAGTTGGTGCGTTGTTTAGAGCATGACCCTGACAGTCCTGCTCCCTTTTCTGTCATCATGCATGCTCATGCACTCATCACCCTTGATTTGCATTCCCATACTTcattagcggaagtcatgggctTACTGGGTGGTTATTTTGATCCAGCTGCTCACATATTGTATGTAACAGTTGCAGTACCTACTCGGGCAGTCAGCTCTGGAGTAGAGTGTGATATGTGTCCCATATCACAGAGTGCTGCATGTACTTCCATTCATGAAGGAGGTGTGCAAGTTGTTGGATGGTATCATTCACATCCAACATTCCCACCGAATCCTTCAATTCAGGACATTGACACACAGTCCCAGATGCAGCAGTGGTTTGCCCGCCAAGAAGCTCCATTTTTAGGTATAATAGTGAGCCCATTTTGTCCCACCAACCAGAATGAAGCATCCCACATAAGGTGCATTATATTAGACAAACCACCCCATGGGGAGCCtgagacagaagaagaaaaaccatGGCAGACGCCATATAAACTTTCTTGGTCTGTCAGTGAAGTTGTTCCCGGGGGTTGGGAAGAGGTGTGTCGTGAGATAAGATCAGTTGTAGGAGGGGCAAGGGATGATGCCATGGCCATAGACTGGCGTGGTGAGTGGAGGGGTCAGATTACTAATTGGGAAAAGGCAATATCTTCCCTCAATCACCATTTGCCATCACAGCTACATGGACCCCTCCAAGCTGTGCGAATGAAATTCCTTGCTGCCGTGAGAGAATATATGGATAGTTAA